One Thermococcus eurythermalis DNA segment encodes these proteins:
- a CDS encoding DUF366 family protein yields the protein MELLIVKDRRIDYDGSAIGSHWAYRNFGLLGNSLVVFRGKCDVKVEEMIDIEDLRQNKEIKSDDMVHYIIEVFDLVNTLFASTLQKLFIARLCEVLGEYGIKTMRKGDDIYVNGRKLSISIATVSPVSVKIHIGINVEAKGIPEGVEATGLREIGITDVEEFMERTGRALVEEFKKVKKDSLKVRWAQ from the coding sequence ATGGAGCTGCTGATAGTTAAGGACAGGCGTATTGACTACGACGGTTCGGCCATTGGTAGCCACTGGGCATACAGAAACTTCGGCCTGCTCGGCAACTCGCTCGTGGTTTTCCGCGGGAAGTGCGACGTCAAAGTGGAAGAGATGATCGACATCGAAGACCTTAGGCAGAACAAGGAGATAAAGAGCGACGACATGGTTCACTACATCATAGAGGTCTTTGACCTCGTAAACACCCTCTTCGCTTCGACGCTCCAGAAGCTCTTCATAGCGAGGCTCTGTGAGGTTCTCGGTGAGTACGGCATCAAGACAATGCGCAAAGGCGACGACATCTACGTTAACGGCAGGAAGCTCAGCATCTCGATAGCAACCGTCTCGCCGGTCAGCGTGAAGATTCACATCGGAATAAACGTCGAGGCAAAGGGAATTCCGGAGGGCGTGGAAGCAACAGGTCTCAGGGAAATTGGCATCACCGACGTTGAAGAATTCATGGAGAGAACGGGAAGGGCCCTGGTTGAGGAGTTCAAAAAGGTGAAAAAGGACAGCCTGAAGGTCAGGTGGGCTCAGTAG
- a CDS encoding magnesium-dependent phosphatase-1, giving the protein MRLFVLDLDSTLWDHEDASALVLPYEFSGDCLTDSLGQELCLFPGVRGFLEWASERFVLSIASWNIEERVRPILEGFGLWDYFVFPKIEGHPDKGDMIRRTIEELRSIGYDIDDIIYIDDRAIHIDGVKMAVPGVDFIHMWVDAKSFEELMELLERMG; this is encoded by the coding sequence ATGAGACTGTTCGTTCTCGATTTGGACAGCACCCTCTGGGACCATGAGGACGCTTCTGCTTTAGTTCTGCCTTACGAGTTCAGCGGTGATTGTTTAACAGACTCCCTTGGCCAAGAGCTCTGCCTCTTCCCTGGCGTCCGCGGGTTCCTCGAATGGGCGAGCGAAAGGTTTGTTCTAAGCATTGCGAGCTGGAACATCGAGGAGAGGGTAAGGCCGATTCTCGAGGGCTTTGGTTTATGGGACTACTTTGTCTTCCCGAAAATTGAGGGCCATCCTGACAAGGGTGACATGATTCGGAGAACCATTGAAGAGCTTCGTTCAATCGGCTATGATATCGACGACATCATCTACATTGACGACAGGGCCATTCACATCGATGGTGTCAAAATGGCCGTTCCTGGCGTTGACTTCATCCACATGTGGGTCGATGCAAAAAGCTTTGAAGAGCTAATGGAACTCCTCGAAAGAATGGGGTGA
- a CDS encoding diacylglycerol/polyprenol kinase family protein → MIETALGVAIAASCIIITIFLTSKLGPEWAWINRKLIHFSIVPAALLFYYGMIPKEIFSPAAALFGIVQLATHLKHKELSWYQLNHNYGEVFFAFSATAITFFLPRDYATALLLVMAISDGVTGVVRHFYFRRNGLKVKLKKHWTGSLAYLATALVIAFIFLEGEAIRKVIWAVVLMLAEYQPWVDDNLAVPLVGSLLFPLY, encoded by the coding sequence ATGATTGAAACTGCACTGGGAGTTGCAATAGCGGCTTCGTGTATCATAATCACGATATTTCTAACCAGCAAACTCGGGCCAGAATGGGCGTGGATAAACAGAAAGCTTATACACTTCAGCATCGTGCCCGCGGCCCTGCTGTTCTACTACGGCATGATTCCAAAGGAAATCTTCAGCCCAGCGGCTGCCCTCTTTGGAATCGTCCAGCTGGCGACACACCTAAAGCATAAAGAGCTCAGCTGGTACCAGCTCAACCACAACTACGGGGAGGTCTTCTTCGCATTCTCTGCTACGGCCATCACGTTTTTCCTGCCGAGGGACTACGCAACCGCCCTGCTCCTTGTGATGGCAATCAGCGACGGCGTTACGGGAGTCGTGAGACACTTCTACTTCAGGAGAAACGGGCTCAAGGTGAAGCTCAAGAAGCACTGGACCGGGAGCCTGGCGTATCTGGCGACGGCCCTCGTGATAGCGTTCATTTTCCTTGAGGGAGAAGCAATAAGAAAAGTGATATGGGCAGTGGTGCTGATGCTCGCAGAGTACCAGCCATGGGTCGATGACAATCTGGCGGTGCCCCTCGTTGGTAGTCTGCTGTTCCCCCTCTACTGA
- a CDS encoding ASCH domain-containing protein: MTMETKKGLIVREPYASLIVEGKKVWEIRKTRTRVRGEILIISNGKAIGKAELVDVLGPFTPEELAEHEDKHRASVSFLREYSNGKPLYAWVLKNAEKFEKPKEVEMAKGVQIWANVVVKDE; encoded by the coding sequence ATGACGATGGAGACGAAAAAAGGCCTCATAGTGAGAGAACCCTATGCGAGCCTTATAGTTGAGGGCAAGAAAGTGTGGGAGATTAGGAAGACGAGGACGAGAGTTAGGGGCGAGATTCTGATAATCTCCAACGGAAAGGCCATTGGAAAGGCCGAACTTGTTGACGTCCTCGGCCCGTTCACGCCGGAGGAGTTAGCTGAGCACGAGGACAAGCACCGCGCGAGCGTTTCTTTCCTCCGTGAGTACTCCAACGGGAAGCCACTCTACGCGTGGGTGCTCAAAAACGCCGAGAAGTTTGAGAAGCCCAAGGAAGTGGAGATGGCCAAAGGAGTTCAGATTTGGGCCAACGTGGTGGTTAAGGATGAATAG
- a CDS encoding DUF1614 domain-containing protein — protein sequence MNRARRFLFPPLTWPFLILIAVVFVLTFFFFSGAVLIAFHRLGLPPGVAITLFIFALVGSFINIPIAEEVTYEPVIRVREIGFFGILYPMPYFDWEERKTVIAVNVGGALVPLSISIYELLRLVYLGEYGLLLNTLLAVFIASLLSNAVARPVRGLGIAMPTLFPPLIAVLLGWLLGDGNPTLVAYVSGTLGVLIGADLMNWDKIKKLGAPMVSIGGAGTFDGIFLAGIIAVLLV from the coding sequence ATGAATAGAGCGAGGCGCTTCCTGTTTCCACCCCTTACCTGGCCGTTTCTGATTCTCATAGCGGTTGTCTTCGTCCTCACGTTCTTTTTCTTCTCGGGTGCTGTTCTCATAGCGTTCCACAGGCTCGGCCTTCCGCCCGGTGTGGCGATTACCCTCTTTATTTTCGCGCTCGTGGGGAGCTTCATAAACATACCCATAGCGGAGGAAGTGACCTACGAGCCCGTGATTAGGGTTCGGGAAATCGGCTTCTTTGGAATCCTCTACCCGATGCCATACTTCGACTGGGAGGAGCGGAAGACTGTCATAGCCGTCAACGTTGGCGGTGCACTCGTCCCGCTGAGCATATCTATTTACGAGCTACTCCGCCTCGTTTACCTCGGTGAGTACGGCCTTCTCCTGAACACCCTTCTCGCGGTTTTCATCGCCTCGCTCCTCAGCAACGCCGTCGCGAGACCGGTTAGGGGTCTTGGGATAGCAATGCCGACGCTGTTTCCACCCCTCATTGCCGTCCTTCTCGGCTGGTTGCTTGGTGATGGAAACCCGACCCTCGTTGCCTACGTCAGCGGGACGCTGGGTGTCCTCATAGGGGCAGACCTGATGAACTGGGACAAAATCAAGAAGCTGGGGGCACCGATGGTGAGCATAGGTGGTGCGGGGACCTTCGACGGAATATTTCTCGCCGGAATCATTGCCGTTCTTCTGGTATGA
- a CDS encoding ribose-phosphate diphosphokinase → MFVIGSGGKHLEPELRELGGEIIDVEIKKFPDEEKYVRVLGSGSEATVVSSTFAPQDEKIVELLLIGDALREKGFTKLRAVVPYFAYSRQDRVTKDGEPVSVRAIMKALGIYYDELYIFDLHNPETLKYFPGKGVNVSPARVIAGYFREKLGEGIVLAPDKGARERARAVAEELGLEYSHFEKRRISPTEVEMRPVDIDVKGKNVLIVDDIISTGGTMIRAANLLREMGAGKVFVAATHGVFAEGAIERVGGAVDELAVTNTIPTPVSKISVVPEILRF, encoded by the coding sequence ATGTTCGTCATAGGGAGCGGTGGAAAGCACCTTGAGCCGGAGCTGAGGGAACTCGGCGGAGAAATCATTGACGTCGAGATAAAGAAGTTCCCGGATGAGGAGAAGTACGTCCGGGTTCTCGGTTCAGGTAGTGAAGCAACGGTCGTCAGCTCTACCTTCGCACCGCAGGACGAGAAAATCGTTGAGCTACTCCTCATTGGGGACGCGCTCAGGGAGAAGGGCTTCACGAAACTCCGCGCCGTAGTTCCCTACTTCGCCTACAGCAGGCAGGACAGGGTCACGAAGGATGGTGAGCCGGTGAGCGTGAGGGCGATAATGAAGGCGCTCGGCATCTACTACGATGAACTCTACATCTTCGACCTCCACAACCCCGAGACCCTCAAGTACTTCCCTGGCAAGGGAGTCAACGTTTCGCCGGCGAGGGTCATAGCGGGCTACTTCCGCGAGAAGCTTGGTGAGGGGATAGTCCTTGCCCCTGATAAAGGCGCCCGCGAGAGGGCTAGGGCAGTTGCTGAAGAGCTCGGCCTTGAGTATAGCCACTTTGAGAAGAGGAGAATCTCACCTACCGAGGTCGAGATGAGGCCCGTGGACATAGACGTCAAGGGCAAGAACGTGCTTATAGTTGATGACATCATAAGCACAGGGGGTACTATGATAAGGGCGGCCAACCTGCTCAGGGAGATGGGTGCGGGTAAGGTCTTTGTTGCGGCCACCCATGGGGTCTTTGCCGAGGGTGCCATCGAGAGGGTTGGCGGTGCTGTTGATGAGCTCGCCGTCACGAACACAATACCCACCCCCGTCTCGAAGATAAGCGTTGTCCCGGAAATACTTCGCTTCTGA